The DNA region ttaaaaattgtactgccgaattacctccataaaactatttaatcaaTTGAACTTTTTCCGAAGaagtataaacagccataatggataaatatttaaaaaaaaattgaaatcgcGCTTTAAGACTTAACAGTGCAGTATGCAATCACACAGGAAAATGAGAACCGCTGATTGTGCCGTGCCGACAATGCCAAATCCCTAAAGCCATATTTTAGGGAGTAAGCGCCTTACTCGGTTGCCTTACAATAtcttaagcgttacgtcatcatatggttgcgctcgaatgacgtcatgtctaacagctgtcaGAGTATAATACAGAATAGTATAATATAATAGAGTATAAATAGTATATTAGCTATACCTTTCATCCGTATTGAATTCATTTTGAAGACTGACTTAAAACAAGAAAACACCCGTTTGTCTAGTTTTGAAAACGTTTTGAGTCTAAATCCGATCTCTTAGATcgtaacaaaatacaaattaattttgccCTGAAAACGTTTATAAAGGGCAGACATTTGCCCAAAAGGAAGTGCGACTGgcgtaaacataacctcactcatattttttttccacagaaataaacacaaactaatcaaaaataaatttaaaaaaattattgatgatGAGAAAAACCTCACCTTTATGGTCTtcactgtattttttgcaaatctattcgctcttttgataatttattcttttctgcatttttatttggtttggatgTCTGAACTGTctcatatatattaatattaaataaattaaaactaatactaagaaatataatgcttctcaatctaaaaaagatcaaaaaattgatatcaatatttattttttattgtttattattgtttgtagtGGTCGCGGGAGACTGCTACAAACGCTTAAAGCGCCTTAAGCTACGGTTTGTTAGAACACTGCGCGACGCATAGCATAAACGTTCAACAGAATCTACCTTGATCTACGCACGGTAGCAGCGTTGCCAGGTGTACGATAATTATCGTTTTTGTATGATACTTTTGCCCTTCGTACGATGTACGATACCGCATGCacgataatattaaaatgtacgaTAATTTTGACTTTACCGAAAATATGCTTTAAAacacataattataaaaaaaaaaaaattattatgtaaaaatttaaagtaaaaataaacaaataatagtgtctatttttatttcctCATGTTTGCGTTTTAAAGGTTGGCACGACTGTTATGTTTTTCGGGGAATCCCCATCTTTTGTTTagtttggattttattttattattccggTTAGTTTAGTGGTGTGGTGTTAGTGAATTCGAATTGTGAAAAGCACAAGcttataaatttcaataaaaaaggtaaaataatgtCTTCATCAGACTCTGAAACTTCTGAATGCGGAGAAAAAAGAAAGAGATGTAGGACACctgaatacaaaaaaattcgAAGAGGTGAGAGCAAAAAAGGTAAACATAGAAGCCAGAAATACCGCAGAGAATGGGAAGCAAACGAGGAATTTAAAGGGTGGTTGTTTCCGGATAGCGGATGTTGCACGAGTTGTTGTGTTTTTGTAGATAATGGAAAAGCAAGATGTCGTGCCTGCAATGTTGTATTTACGGAGGAAATTACGGtcataaaaaatcattcaaaattggcaaaacatttattaaaaatcaaaggaaTGCCAACAACATCAGTCGCagatttatttaagaaaaaagaggCATGTACATCCAAAGAGAAGCAAATAAAATGGGCAGAAATAAAACTTACTGGTTTTTTAGCAGAGCACAATATTGCTTTTAACTGTGTTGATCATTTAACGGATATAATCAAAGAATGTTTCCCGGATTCCAAAATAGCAAAAGGGATGGATTTGCATCGAACTAAAGCAACTCatgtaatgaaaaatattattggtcATTGCTCTGAGAGTGAGTTAAATACcattttacaattaaataaatttagtctCATTATAGACGAGTCTACTGACATAGCTGCGATTAAAACCCTATGTGTCTGCGTgagattttttgataaaaaaaaataaaaaaattaatactctTTATTGGAAACTAATACAAATGTTTTCTGGAGATAATCCAGATCAGGCCAATGAAGGTGCAACAGCTGAGAGATTAtttcatgaaattaaaaaagctttagtGTTAGAcaaaattccattaaaaaatattattggattcGCATCTGATGGCTGCAACAGTATGTTTGGGAAAAAAACTCGGTATCGAGCAGATTAAAAGACGAACTGCCCGGCATTATGGTGCAAAAATGTATCTGTCACTCTTTACATTTATGTGCCAGCGAGGCTTGCAAAAACTTGCCTAGAAGGTGCAAAGATATGGCGAGAAacatttataactattttaagCATAGCTCAAAACGACAAGCAATGTTTAAGGAATTCCAAGATTTTTGTCAAGTTGATCCACACTAAATTCTTCGCCCATCGAAAACAAGATGGCTTTCGCTTTTATCAGTTGTAAAGAGAATACTTGAGCAATGGGAACCTTTACGACTATTTTTCACGTCCAATTATGTTGAACATCGTTTGCTAGCTAGTGAAGAAATATATTACGATTTACAtgataaacatataaaattattttatatatttctggactggattttgccaaaatttataGATTTGAATAAGTATTTTCAAAGTGATAAACTGGTAATAACATCACTACATGATAAAATGGTTAGCACCTATAAAGATCTTCTTCTCACATATACGAATCCCCAGTACATAAGGcaaaatgacataaaaaatattaatcctagTGATGAcagtaaatttgtaatttaccaaaatatgtaTCTTGGTGTAGGCATTGCGCAAAATGTCAACAGCGTGGATGAGTCaacgaaaattgacttttatgaAAGGTGCCGAAGATTTTTAATAACGTTAtgcttagaaataaaaaaagatacgaCTTTAATGATCCTATCCTAAGCAAATTAGGTAtgcttaataaaaatcaaataaaattgcacTCTAGCATATTTCTCTTAATAAAAGAGGTGCTACGTATTTGTGACCAAGATGATCTACAAAAGGGTGAAAAAATCGATGACCAATGGAGGTTGTTGCAAATTACGCCTAGTGAACATCTACCTGCAACAGAAGATTTAGATACCTTTTATTTCGAACTTGGAGAAATAAAAGATATTCAAGGAACTCACTTATTTCTTGAAATAAGTGAGTTCAAGTTAGTTAAGTGAGTCAGTTTAATTGAATTTGCGTTATCAGTTTTGTCACTGCTGCATTCTAGTGCAAACTGTGAAagacaattttccaaaattaatttagttaaaactaAAAGTCGAAATCGTTTAGTTACAACGACAATTAATGGTATTATGCACTCATCACaacatgttaaaaattttgataaaggTTGCATTGGTTTTGAACCAAGTAATGAAATGATAGGCTCGATGACTTCATACAATCTTTATGGTTGTAATAAAAAGCCAACTAATATAGACTTGGAATACTTGGATCCTGATGAcgatattatttttgatgaagCATAGTTATATAGGTGTTATAATTCAATgtttcaataaattttgaaacaGATAAGGCTTAAGTAGGTTGAAACATGTACTACGTACCTACatttttgttatctttttcGCTTGTATCTATACCTGTTTTGTTTTTGAAAGattctatttattttcaatatattattatttgtgtatattttgcgttttttttacaagttttgaaTAAATGGGCGCTTCATAAAAAAATCGCACTAAGAATTCCTACTGACTCCATCCCGTATACTATACGCCATCTATCGTACGATAATTTCGGTTCACCCAGACAATAATTTTTGTTGGGCCATCTGGCAACACTGCACGGTAGTTTTCACACAATTGTTTTGTTAGTTCCTAATTGTATGCTGGTGGGTGCAGATGGAGGCAAACGTATTTTGTcacattttcatatatttatagTGTATAATATAAGAATGATCattatgtctaaaaaatttttgctgGCGATGCTTCATCAATATGAAGAAGAACATGAATTGGATCTTCTGAGTTTAATTAGTTGTCGTcgccaaaacaaaactgaaaatcgAATGTTTTCTAATAGATGTTTGAAAGGGGCTTATAaagtaataatagaaaaaagacTATTTGGAAACGACTACAAATTTCGGGAATATTTTCGACTATCCAcagaattatttcaattagtGTTAGATTATATAAGAGCTGATGTTACCAAACATCCTTACAACAGGCGTCAAAATCCAATTAGTCCAGAAGAAAAACTCAGCTTGACTTTAAGGTAAAtgataaaagtaatataaagcACTTTTACTGTATTTATAGAACTTATTTATGTTAAATGCATGTTTAACAATATTCATAAAAGTTCATACTGTGGTTCTTCTGAAAAAACATTCGAGATGGCTCCAGATGCGGTAGTCTGGCTGCGAAAATTGGCATCTGATGCTGAATTTGACTCGGAATAGTATCCTTGACGCGCTAATGTATTGGACCATTGTTTATTAGTAAAGGATTCAATTTCTTGTTGCGTAATTTCATCAATTTCATATTTTGAAACGAGAGACATAATTTTGgctttgatttttgctttattgaTTGGTGGAAATTTGGAAACTGTTGATGCcacactattaaaaaacatatttattgcaTGGTCCATTGACTCGGTTGGTTGGGTTGCAGTCTTCTCGTTATCTAATAAATGGCGTAAAAGAGCAGTTCTTTCTTTTCGTCCCTTTCTAATTTCGCTTAGAACTATcatgtttttgtcttttaaatgtgtggttttcttttttttttgtggagttTCAATATTGATTTCCTCAGTATCCTTACATCGCTTCGAACTATTTGAGGTTTCAGTATGTTCAGGTATTGCTGTTTCTATATGACATTGGGTTTCATCCTCTTGGTTTTCCTTTTCCAGCTACTCAGATTGTGTTTAATCTGGCGAAAAATCCGATTCTTGTTAAATGCTATCTTGAGTATGCATGGTGTTACTTATTgtgctgaaataaaaaaaatgtaactatTTCCCACTATCAAAGCAGAGggattttaaggattttaaagttttgagtAAATACTTTCTTTCATCCAATgatgtagaatccaaaaatcggaggtatttaaatttcttcaGGAATGAGTTCTCAGTGTCATCTGTTCTTTGAGATCCTGTACTCGTGCCTTTGGTGTAGTCTTTCTCTTTCTTTGGTAAAAATCTCTTATAGACTTCCACCTATTTTTACATTCCACATCTAAAAACCAATCAAGAATAAGTCATCGGAAGAAGAATTTTAGTACACTAATgcgcaatatttttattgcaggTTCTTGGCAACTGGAGAGTCATACCGGTCACTATCCTTTCAATGCAGAATTCACCATAGTTGGATTAGCATATGTGTAAAACAAGTTTTTCAAAGTATTGTTAAACGTATGCTTCATATCTATTTACCTCAGCCTAGTAAAGAACAAATGGAGGCAAATGCTTCAGATTTTCATAGCTTATGGAATTACCCAAATTGTTGTGCATCGATTGATGGTAAACACATAAGAATTCGTTTTCCATCCAATACAGGATctctattttaataacaaaaactttCATTCAATTGTTCTGCTAGCAGTCGTCGATGCAAGGTATAGATTTGTGGCAATTGACGTAGGATCCTATAGCAGAGAGGGCGATGCggagatatttataaaatcaaacaTAAGAAAGCAGATTCCTACTTTTCAGATTGCTAACTGTTTTAATTAACCTCCTTTAAGAGTTATTCCTGGTACTAATATGCAGCAACCTTATGTAATATTGGAGGACGAGGCATTCAGTTTAACAAGAAATATGATGAAACCATATTCACGAAATCAAGCAAAGCATGACAAGACAAAGGCCATTTATAACTACAGACATTTCAGGGCCAGAAGAACATCAGAAAATGCATTTGGTATAATGTGTTTGTTGTTAAACTTTAGAATATTCTACACACCTATAGTCATGGCTCCAGAGGTAGCTGACAACATAATAGTTTCTGCTTGTATATTGCACAAAATTTCTTGTCCAAACGAAAATGCCAATAGAGTTCCGGATTTTCCAAAAGAAAGTATGTTAAAGTTAACCGCCACTTGCGACAAAAGAGCATCATATGAAGCATTTGAGGTTAGAGATaactttaaaatctatttaaatactATTAGGGCTGTACCATGGCAAGGCAATATAGTGTCTCGTGTcgagtaatattattattgtcaaaatattatatgtGCAATACATGAaacgtattatttttttataataataaatatgcccTTACCTTTCCTGTGAAGtttttcttcaatttatttccatatattagtttttacaaCATTATCCTTAAAACTTTTACTCTTCACAGTGTACAATGGAGGAGGTTCTCGTACAAGATCAATCAACTTTTCATCTTCCTCTAAAGAAAATTTGGTTGCCATTTTTCAATGTGTTTTTTATCTGCCCACTTTCAGCTTAACTGAACGACTGCGTCAAACTCGGTTTGATTTCAGCGCACACAGTCGACGCTGTCTGTCGTGCGCCTACCTAAGCAGAACTTAACAAAATGCTCTTCTTTATTTACACACGTTTGAATTCAACGGACGTGCGCAGCGTTCAGCAGAATGTGTGTGTGTGGCGCCGCGTACTGTTCTAACAAACCGTAGCTTTATACGGTCACGTCATGACTTGATCGCTCGAATGAGATGTCattaaccgattccaagcggtctatcggtaattaccgttcctaaatggtattaaccaaacacgtccaagtggttatagttataaccgtgttgagatacgtgacgtcaccaattTGCCCTTTGCGGCAAAATAAAATTGcgggaaaaaaaaaaaacaaacaacaaattatttccttttatagatgacacaaaatttattatggctagttttcttttttgatatttatgtttaacaaCTTATTACATATAACattactggcgtctggggtattattttcaaacaaataaaatgatGACAGCGACAGCTGATAAGTTACGAAGTTGTCTTGTTGTTTTATTGATGGCTCTGCTGCAAGGCAATTGCCAGATGTTACGAagttacttcaaccaaacacgtccaagcggacacgattggttatgttataaagggactggtcaagggcttaaccgcggttaaaaccgatagatcgcttggaatcggttttaAAGACGCTTATagccgcttactcgctaaaatatggcttataTCAGACGATCGGAAACCGCCGCGCCGCTTATCAACCAGAAAGTAAGCGAGAAGCGGTGTTGTCATTTATAATACCTATGTGTAGTCTTCTTTTTGCCAACCGGTAGattaaatacattataaaatattagtaaaatttctTCTGGAATCATTGCAAATTGTGCCACCCGGCAAAGATCCACATATTAGATAGATTTAGCAGAATCAGTCTCAGTCGGCGACTGAAAGTTGAACCGAGGGACCGATTTTTATTTGAGTTGAGTCGGAAAATGTTTAAGCGCCTCCtgcaaaaatgtatttgttttcgagattaaaataattaagttgaATTAAATGTCGAGTATTTTATTGGCTACCGAAGCGAAAAGTTATTAACAAACGGTAAAAACGCGACGATAATTTTATAGTCGCTCTATAAAAAGAAGTACTCTTAACTATCATTTGttgctaatttttaataaataagctataaaattattatatttcatatccaacttttttaaaaatgtattagtattcaaaaatttattaccaaaattcatcgattttatttattaaactttaatttcgaattatttaagacattttagGTCTAAAATGATGAATTTTGGTTTATCTGAGACATCCTTAGGTCTTTAGGTGACGGTAAAACTTCAATCTTCTTCTTCAATtgctttagaaaatttttttttgtaagcagAAATTAAAAGATTATATTTTAGCTTCCGAGTTTAACataacgttttttaattatgatcaagtaatttaactcaaaaatattaaaaggttcTACAGaatgttagatttttaaatagttaattagGTTCAAAATACACTTTCTTCCCTTTCGAAGCGTGaaatccaaataaaataaaacatttacctTTTTTGTCATTGCCGGTACTTTTCCTAAGCTCAAGATGGGTGCCAAAGTAGGTCTGCCATGGGCACACTGAAATGGCAATTGACATTTCGCTAAGCCTGCTAAAAGATTCTGGCATTTTCTCTTGGATAATTCAGTTCCAAATTTTATAGCAgctgaaaaaatacaatttataacTTACAAGTCATATTTTAATTTCCCTCACCTCTACAAGCTTTATGATTTATAATGTTTTGAATTATCTTGGGCAAATGATTGATTGCCGAACCACGAGTAGTCTTCAAAAAGTGTACTGTGTCTTTTATCAGCAAGTTGAGGATTTTGGCAATGTCTTCCTGGAAGTGAAAATATAAATTCCGAAATTTTAATAGAGCAGAAATTACCTGTTCCGAAAACTTTTCCTTTATACATAGTGGCATTCCAGTAACATGCAGTCcgtttgtaaaaaaatctaCCCCCAGTCCTAAAGACTCCAAATAAGGCAAGTGGGTTTTTAATAGGTCCAAGTCATTGTTGGGTAGAAACACTGTTACCTTTTTTACGCATGAAATTTTCATACCTTTATATTCTATGAAAGGAAAGTTGAttcgaatattcaaaaaaatctgtAGACTTACCTTTAATGTATTTCTCCACTTTAATCCTTTCATTCACAGCATGTTGATCAAACATGACCAAAATGTCGCCAGATAATGCGCAAATGAACTTTTTGTCGATCTGTCCTAACACCACCATATCGCCAAATATATTCGCATTAAAATTATgcttatttttagacattttaaagtCGGATTCGTAAATAACAGGTACGCAACCCTCAGACTGATTGGACATTTCTTTATAGATTTGTTCAAAGAAGGACTTGGGAtctacaataaatattttaacaaagtGTGAGTTTCTAATGAGTAGTCTAATACCATCATTAATAAAGTGTTTCCACTTAACAAACAGCAGCTCGTCTTCGTAAGCTTGTAGAATCATGTTATGTAGCTTTTTCTTAGCGTTTACACTGAGAGTTTTATCTACTTCCTTGTGACCAACCATCACAGGAGACATTCCTTTAGGGATAAAACCCAGTCGTTCTTcgaaaataaatttgtcatttGAAATGGTTGGCGTTTTAACTGCTACTACACCTACAAATCACACTGAAACTTATCCCACACTAATGAAATCAACTAACTTACCAGTTCGTTTATTTATATAGAATTTTCTGCCGTGTTCATTCTTTTGCTTCAACCATTCGTTTTGCGAATCTATTAAGATTTGGCTTTTATCTTTTACtgtattttcaaaacttaaaaaattctctCTAGGATTGTTCTTCActtgtaaaatttcatttttcacTTTCATAATATTTTGCCGATCACAATATTGACCTAGTTCCTGTAGATCCGTTGAATTTTGTTTGACGGGGGAAATGGTAAAGAATAAGTCAGGTGAGCCCATACAATATCTATCTTCTATTTCTCCCATTTTATTaaagtcttttttatttaaaggtttGCTTACTAAAGgtatttggctgtcttgtagtGTCATATACTTGGACGATATATTAATATCTCTCTCGGGCAAGTACCTTTCTAGATGAGACTCGTGATAGTTTAATCCTAAAGATTTTGTAATAGCATTGGGTTCCTTGCACTGTTCCAAACTAAACATTTTATCATTCGGCAATGGTTCTTCATGAAATCTGAATTCATTTTGCGACTGATACTGATCTGCTGTTTGGTGGACCATGAAATCAGATGGATTATTATGAATGgatgatattttgatatttccAGAGTGTTTGCTTTCAATTCTGGTCACATTTTTAACGTTTTCTCTCTGCTTGTAGTGTTCTTGACAGCATTcactgttatttatttgttcGCTCTCCTGTCTAGTTGATTCAAATATTTGCTTATTCGAACGCGGTTGCCCACGACCAACGGGAAATGGATTCGACTCCGCATACAGATTTTCATTTTGACATAGAGCATCTATGTCAGTACAATTCCTAAATATTTCTTTCGGAACTTTGTATTGAATTTCAGGTAAATATTCCCTTTGATTGTGATGTTTCCAGCATGCTAGTCCAGGCTCGTTATCTCTGCAATCTCTACATTCCTTTTGAAAACCAGAGTGAACCCTATATTCATTTTGCAGGCCGTACATATTAAAGTTAACCTGGTTTTGATATCTGGTTGATGTTTTCTGGTTATCCCCAAAAGGTATATCTTCAGGGTTACATCTTTGTTCGTCTTGttgattgacattttttaatccattatattttgtttgcaGCTGAAATCCAAAAGGTTCATGCTTTAGATGTTGGGGTATATGagtactttttaataatgtagtaGCTGCTTTTTGATAGTCTTTGTCTAGGTTATGCAAatgagcatttttaaaattattgttaggTGTTATTTTAGTATCTTTAATATGTCTGATTACAGATTCTGACTCGGGCTCGTTTTGAAACCAGTATTCCGATATGTGTTGAGCGTTTGGAAAATGGCGTGGTATTTGATGAACTGGTACGGAATAGGGATTTTCAACTTGATTTAtaggtaaatttttaaaaggaggACATCCGAACACAGGATTATAATTTTCTTCGCAATGATTTCTAAGCACATTGCTTTGTTGGTGATTTTGCTTTTTCCAATCTCCTAATTCACGATTAATTTGAACTCCATTTTGCTGATGGTACTGTTTTATCTGATTATCGTTCTCAATTGTATggagatttaaataatttttcctaaaaatttctAGATGAGGTTGCACTTCACAATATTTTAACGGTTGATTGCCTTTTTTTACTACAGCTGGATAATTTCCAGTACCGTGATGCTGATAGCTTGCATGCATATTATTTAGATTATGAAATTTATCTCGTTTATAGTAAGAAGGAATATCTCTACATTCAATTTGATTTACTTGAAAACCACatatatttgactttttaaaatacggaCTTTCGGAGCACTGATTCCATTCGTGATACCTTGGTGGCTTTGGTGATTCTTTTCTTAATCCCCTGAAAAACAACCTAGGCGTCTCGGGAATTTTAAACTTTGCATTTTTGAAGTTGAACATATTTCCTTTTTGTTCACAATGGCATATTTTCAACGGCTTAAATGGTTCAGGCCACTCTGCATTAACCATATCTCTGGCAATTTTCACCATTCGGAATTTCTGTTTATGCTCAGCATTGTTCATAAGTATTGTATAATCGCCGTTTCTTTGCGAAAATGATTCCAAAGAAAATTGATCCAGCT from Anthonomus grandis grandis chromosome 8, icAntGran1.3, whole genome shotgun sequence includes:
- the LOC126739195 gene encoding uncharacterized protein LOC126739195 yields the protein MSIQKLDTNVISKLRSSFNVNSVTQCVVELVCNCLDAKSSAIAVRTNLLTFKVQVADNGEGINRENLEFITVRYTTNKCRTIKDLERQLKTYGFRGEALANIVEMSDSVHISSRHKDSVATFTKVISKTGSEIKQVKQRPSVGTTVTVFGCLSSAPVRQQRIVPEVELEEIKGHLESLVIINPRTSFTLRNDATGDMLLSSPRHDSIIHAFEYLHPEVNSQFTLLKAVKDRILVEAIIQKELILSKNYQYLYVNKRPVKSQKVTRRIRKAFLRKMSKKGKDPTFYNTKEHPIYIMHIKCPQKCIDNIDEEVELTCWTSVLACVDKLLSTLLEIPEKSLNKHGFQPIQNPHKENLNCGVSQLSCAVQATAYKRKATLIDSPRKSQRVIEDVISLTPGKVPAKLGFRHTQTTGDYQIQNSEAKITDEPKIVKSIMKKPLGINVRPAVENCKEMNAVNFDQRSVYSRLTTDEHKGKGLIMDMFLKSTQVYKQDDQEVLLDESKETVEESNFMYENNVNDHIRGINTTMSISVNLKKRKLSNKIPSAVYNNQVNCSELDSCSNLFRRSNLDKAKMISKEVQTSQILLKQKSFQTELAEKLDQFSLESFSQRNGDYTILMNNAEHKQKFRMVKIARDMVNAEWPEPFKPLKICHCEQKGNMFNFKNAKFKIPETPRLFFRGLRKESPKPPRYHEWNQCSESPYFKKSNICGFQVNQIECRDIPSYYKRDKFHNLNNMHASYQHHGTGNYPAVVKKGNQPLKYCEVQPHLEIFRKNYLNLHTIENDNQIKQYHQQNGVQINRELGDWKKQNHQQSNVLRNHCEENYNPVFGCPPFKNLPINQVENPYSVPVHQIPRHFPNAQHISEYWFQNEPESESVIRHIKDTKITPNNNFKNAHLHNLDKDYQKAATTLLKSTHIPQHLKHEPFGFQLQTKYNGLKNVNQQDEQRCNPEDIPFGDNQKTSTRYQNQVNFNMYGLQNEYRVHSGFQKECRDCRDNEPGLACWKHHNQREYLPEIQYKVPKEIFRNCTDIDALCQNENLYAESNPFPVGRGQPRSNKQIFESTRQESEQINNSECCQEHYKQRENVKNVTRIESKHSGNIKISSIHNNPSDFMVHQTADQYQSQNEFRFHEEPLPNDKMFSLEQCKEPNAITKSLGLNYHESHLERYLPERDINISSKYMTLQDSQIPLVSKPLNKKDFNKMGEIEDRYCMGSPDLFFTISPVKQNSTDLQELGQYCDRQNIMKVKNEILQVKNNPRENFLSFENTVKDKSQILIDSQNEWLKQKNEHGRKFYINKRTGVVAVKTPTISNDKFIFEERLGFIPKGMSPVMVGHKEVDKTLSVNAKKKLHNMILQAYEDELLFVKWKHFINDDPKSFFEQIYKEMSNQSEGCVPVIYESDFKMSKNKHNFNANIFGDMVVLGQIDKKFICALSGDILVMFDQHAVNERIKVEKYIKEYKGMKISCVKKVTVFLPNNDLDLLKTHLPYLESLGLGVDFFTNGLHVTGMPLCIKEKFSEQEDIAKILNLLIKDTVHFLKTTRGSAINHLPKIIQNIINHKACRAAIKFGTELSKRKCQNLLAGLAKCQLPFQCAHGRPTLAPILSLGKVPAMTKKVRNVNLKKLLDP